Proteins found in one Ovis canadensis isolate MfBH-ARS-UI-01 breed Bighorn chromosome 20, ARS-UI_OviCan_v2, whole genome shotgun sequence genomic segment:
- the PSORS1C2 gene encoding psoriasis susceptibility 1 candidate gene 2 protein, giving the protein MLNWKLLGILVLCLFAGGISGSGDHPSPSSREISEEEGPPPLPQGPPIPGDPWPGAPPLFEDPPPPGPNRPWRDLPDSGVWPPEPPRTDPPQPPRPDDPWPAGPQPPENPWPPAPEVDHRSHEEPDLDPPREEYR; this is encoded by the exons ATGCTCAACTGGAAACTCCTGGGGATCTTGGTCCTTTGCCTGTTTGCTGGAG GCATCTCAGGCAGTGGAGACCACCCTTCCCCCTCATCCAGAGAGATCTCAGAGGAGGAGGGCCCTCCACCATTGCCTCAGGGCCCCCCAATCCCTGGTGACCCCTGGCCAGGGGCACCCCCTCTCTTTGAGGATCCTCCACCTCCAGGCCCCAATCGTCCCTGGAGAGACCTGCCTGATTCTGGAGTCTGGCCTCCTGAACCCCCTAGAACTGATCCCCCTCAACCTCCTCGGCCTGACGACCCATGGCCCGCAGGACCCCAGCCTCCAGAAAACCCCTGGCCACCTGCCCCTGAGGTGGACCACAGATCTCACGAGGAGCCAGACCTTGACCCACCCAGGGAGGAGTACAGATAA